One segment of Nocardioides sp. QY071 DNA contains the following:
- a CDS encoding TIGR03084 family metal-binding protein, whose translation MTVLDEILADLSAEGDALRTVVVGLDDAGWHAATPAEGWDIATTIGHLAWTDEVAVLASLAHTGGGKEAWDAVVLDAINDPSGFVDAQALAFGALPPQQLLTRWDAGRDVLAAALRNVPDGQKLPWFGPPMSPTSMATARFMETWAHALDVYDAVGVRPEVTDRIRHVAHIGVRTRNFAYANNGLEAPAEEFRVELTAPSGELWTWGPGDAPQIVTGSAYDFCQLVTQRVHRDDTDLKAVGEDAEKWLTIAQAFAGPAGGGRDPK comes from the coding sequence GTCGTCGGCCTCGACGACGCGGGCTGGCACGCCGCTACCCCCGCCGAGGGGTGGGACATCGCGACCACGATCGGTCACCTGGCCTGGACCGACGAGGTCGCGGTCCTCGCCTCGCTGGCGCACACCGGTGGCGGGAAGGAGGCCTGGGACGCAGTCGTGTTGGACGCCATCAACGACCCCTCGGGCTTCGTCGACGCGCAGGCACTGGCGTTCGGAGCCCTCCCGCCGCAGCAGCTGCTGACCCGCTGGGACGCGGGCCGCGACGTGCTCGCCGCCGCGCTGCGCAACGTGCCCGACGGTCAGAAGCTGCCGTGGTTCGGCCCGCCGATGTCGCCGACGTCGATGGCGACCGCCCGCTTCATGGAGACCTGGGCCCACGCGCTGGACGTGTACGACGCCGTCGGCGTGCGTCCCGAGGTCACCGACCGGATCCGCCACGTCGCCCACATCGGCGTGCGCACCCGCAACTTCGCCTACGCCAACAACGGGCTCGAGGCTCCGGCCGAGGAGTTCCGGGTCGAGCTGACGGCGCCGAGCGGCGAGCTGTGGACCTGGGGACCTGGGGATGCTCCCCAGATCGTCACCGGCTCGGCGTACGACTTCTGCCAGCTGGTCACTCAGCGGGTCCACCGTGACGACACCGACCTGAAGGCCGTCGGCGAGGACGCTGAGAAGTGGCTCACCATCGCGCAGGCGTTCGCCGGCCCCGCCGGCGGAGGGAGGGACCCGAAGTGA